ATTACGATCATCCTGCCCGTCAAGAACTCCGAAGATTAAAGGAGATTCTTGACAATTACCGCATCTCTTTCATTGAGGTAAAGGGTATTCAAGTCGCAGAGGTTTGCCAGATTTTTGAACGTATTAACCAGGCAGGTAAGCCGCTCAACATTTTTGATATAGTCGTGGCCAAGACATTCAAACCCACTACCAAAGACGACTCAGGTTTCTACCTACGCGAGTTGATTGATAATTTCCGGGCCGCCAACCGGAGCGAATTCTTGAGCATAGGTGATTTGGACTACCTGCAAACCCTTGCTGTCCTGATAAGCCGCAACGTAGATGGCTCTGGTGTGCGCAACATAACCGACCGGTATTTAAATGAGATAAAAACCGAGCAAATACTGTCGATTTGGGAAGGAGCAAAGAAAGCAATCCTTAAAACATTCGATTTCTTTGAGAATCATCTCCATCTCAAGACGCCATACCTTATACCTTTTCGGTATTTCTATTTTACCGTTGCCAATTACTTCTTTAAAAATAATGCTCCGAACTACGATTTCCTAAAGCAATATTTTTGGTATTATAGTTTTCACAATGATGACTTACTAAGCAATACCACGCACTTATTTCAGCATTTAGACTTTCTAGACAAAGAAAAGCAAAAGAAGCCTTATCAGTTCGGTCGGTTTCTGCTGGACAAAGAAAAACTCCGTTCTTCCGCATATAGTTCAAAGGGCCGTCTTAGCCGTGCAATTCTCTCGCTTTACGCTAGCAAGCAGCCAAAAGACTGGGAACACTGTGACAGGGAAGTCCTGGTTCAGAATTACTTTTTCTCGACAGATAATCCAAATTTACATCATGTTTTCCCTACCAATTCCGAGTATGTTTTGAATAACAGGCATAATAACCAGATTGATAGCAACAGCTTGATGAATATAGTCTACATAACTCAAATCACGAATCTGAATATAACCAATCGAAACCCGCTCGAATACATCCGGGAATACGATAATCCAGCTTTTGAATCCATAATGCCAACCCACCTATTACCGAAAGAGATCCTCGAGTGGGCGAGGGCCAATGATATGCCGTCTAATGCACTTGATATCTTTATTGAGAAACGTGTTGAAGCTGTGATTGAAGACTTAAAAAACAAGTTACAGGGGCTGACTTTCGATATCATTGATACAAAGCAGGTAACACAATAAGACTGCTAATTCCAATTTGCGTTCAAGATGATTTTAATATATACCTGTCTGCACCCACACCAAATGGTTTGAAAGAGGAGGCAGACAGGCAATGGCCAGACCGGCAAAGTTTACGGAAAACGCTGTCGAAGCGGCTCGACTCTTTGTTAAAGAGGCTGAAACAGCGCGGGATCTGCGTATCGGACTGAGTATTCTTATTCCAAAAATCTTTGGCGTCTCTAATGCCAACGCTGCCGAAGTTCTTGGAGTTGGCAAGGCAACCGTTGTCAGAATGCAGAAAGAGATTCGCGATCGAGTTGCAGGGAAATCCAAACCAAAGGCTTCTTGGGGTGGACGACGGCGAGGACACCTCAGTTTTGAACAGGAAAAAGAATTCCTCGATCCATGGATAGTGACGGCTGAACGCGGTGGTGTTCTTGTCGTGCCACCGATTCATGCTGCTTATGAAGAGCGAATTGGCTGTCATGTTGCGGCCTCTACGGTTTACCGGATGTTGGCTCGGCATGGATGGCGAAAGATTGCACCGGATACATGCCACCCGAAAAGAGACGCACAATCTCAAGAGGACTTTAAAAAAAATTCCAAGAAACGGTGGCGCAGGCCGCCGAGCA
This DNA window, taken from Desulfatirhabdium butyrativorans DSM 18734, encodes the following:
- a CDS encoding winged helix-turn-helix domain-containing protein, whose translation is MARPAKFTENAVEAARLFVKEAETARDLRIGLSILIPKIFGVSNANAAEVLGVGKATVVRMQKEIRDRVAGKSKPKASWGGRRRGHLSFEQEKEFLDPWIVTAERGGVLVVPPIHAAYEERIGCHVAASTVYRMLARHGWRKIAPDTCHPKRDAQSQEDFKKNSKKRWRRPPSRMS
- a CDS encoding DUF262 domain-containing protein, whose translation is MTYTDRIFPTNKGLTTYLDELLNKNYQIPTFQREVVWEKENVKKLWDSIYKFYPLGSVLIWKTDLKLQNHRQVGGHQITDPNFARTEYQYILDGQQRTTSLLTSLYGGSIENRPGFDPTIYVDLTVKSDNETDDESYRSRFLFWDEIDDRNGEIRQNVPKRKRYDAGLIVKLIDIKNNFGSVERHLVESPDGDYKDYDHPARQELRRLKEILDNYRISFIEVKGIQVAEVCQIFERINQAGKPLNIFDIVVAKTFKPTTKDDSGFYLRELIDNFRAANRSEFLSIGDLDYLQTLAVLISRNVDGSGVRNITDRYLNEIKTEQILSIWEGAKKAILKTFDFFENHLHLKTPYLIPFRYFYFTVANYFFKNNAPNYDFLKQYFWYYSFHNDDLLSNTTHLFQHLDFLDKEKQKKPYQFGRFLLDKEKLRSSAYSSKGRLSRAILSLYASKQPKDWEHCDREVLVQNYFFSTDNPNLHHVFPTNSEYVLNNRHNNQIDSNSLMNIVYITQITNLNITNRNPLEYIREYDNPAFESIMPTHLLPKEILEWARANDMPSNALDIFIEKRVEAVIEDLKNKLQGLTFDIIDTKQVTQ